From the Musa acuminata AAA Group cultivar baxijiao chromosome BXJ1-2, Cavendish_Baxijiao_AAA, whole genome shotgun sequence genome, one window contains:
- the LOC135612214 gene encoding heavy metal-associated isoprenylated plant protein 5-like yields MVPELEKARVLEFRVRMDCNGCVQRIKRAMHGIDGVYNVNIDLASQKLTVVGTADPDKIIKAIKKTRKIATICSHTENNGPEQPPPPTEAAPSSDPPASDAANQPPAEPAKDDAPSQDNAVVQVEKPSPEAKDALPVHLKDVGEIPMVVHHYPHDCIQKGQWNYYYPQRHGAIPCHPPYYVIQSYNNYRSSPYPSQDIRYAALGPYDEDGYWHHGRGGDRNQITSVFSEENPSACRIV; encoded by the exons ATGGTTCCCGAGCTAGAG AAAGCTCGAGTCCTGGAGTTTCGGGTCCGAATGGACTGCAATGGCTGCGTACAGAGGATCAAGAGGGCAATGCATGGTATTGATG GTGTATACAATGTCAACATAGATTTAGCTTCTCAGAAACTGACAGTGGTGGGCACAGCTGATCCAGATAAGATCATTAAAGCCATCAAGAAGACGAGAAAGATCGCTACCATTTGTTCCCACACTGAAAATAATGGCCCGGAGCAGCCACCACCGCCAACAGAAGCAGCACCAAGCAGCGACCCACCTGCGTCAGATGCTGCCAACCAGCCTCCGGCTGAGCCGGCCAAAGATGATGCCCCATCCCAAGATAATGCCGTCGTTCAAGTAGAGAAGCCATCTCCTGAAGCCAAAGACGCATTGCCTGTGCATCTTAAAGACGTCGGCGAGATCCCCATGGTGGTGCATCACTACCCACACGATTGCATCCAAAAAGGACAATGGAACTACTACTATCCTCAAAGACATGGCGCCATCCCGTGCCATCCGCCTTACTATGTCATCCAAAGCTACAACAACTACAGATCATCCCCTTATCCATCACAAGACATTCGATACGCTGCTCTCGGACCCTACGATGAAGATGGTTACTGGCATCACGGCCGTGGTGGAGATCGGAACCAGATCACCTCAGTGTTCAGTGAAGAGAATCCAAGTGCATGCAGGATTGTCTAA